Proteins from one Nitrobacteraceae bacterium AZCC 2146 genomic window:
- a CDS encoding peptide chain release factor 3 (product_source=KO:K02837; cath_funfam=2.40.30.10,3.30.70.870,3.40.50.300; cog=COG4108; ko=KO:K02837; pfam=PF00009,PF03144,PF16658; superfamily=50447,52540,54980; tigrfam=TIGR00503): protein MSDIALPTESPVRSSLAAEVARRRTFAIISHPDAGKTTLTEKLLLFGGAINLAGQVKAKGERRNTRSDWMKIERDRGISVVTSVMTFEFQNLVFNLLDTPGHEDFSEDTYRTLTAVDSAVMVIDAAKGIEARTLKLIEVCRLRDIPIITFINKMDRESRDTFDLLDEIEKTLALDTTPMTWPVGRGRDFLGTYDIHTGGIRLLEGGGAKTGAAEKIDVAELAGRNPNLDVSEIIDELALVKEASKPFDLASFREGHMTPVYFGSALRNFGVGDLLQGLGQFAPAPRAQESNLRKVEADEPKMSAFVFKIQANMDPNHRDRIAFARLCSGKLTRGMKAKLVRTGKNMSLSSPQFFFAQDRALADEAFAGDVVGIPNHGTLRIGDTLTDGEDLTFIGVPSFAPEIVRRVRLGDAMKAKKLKEALQQMSEEGVVQVFRPRDGAPALVGVVGPLQLDVLKARLDAEYQLPVNFEVSEFSLARWISCDDRKKLDAFVAANNSGVADDVDGDPVFLAKNEFYLGYTKERAEGIVFSSIKDVKKKA, encoded by the coding sequence ATGTCCGACATCGCTCTCCCCACCGAATCGCCTGTGCGCTCCTCGCTTGCCGCGGAGGTCGCGCGCCGCCGCACCTTCGCGATCATCTCGCATCCCGACGCCGGCAAGACCACGCTGACCGAAAAGCTGCTGCTGTTCGGCGGCGCCATCAATCTCGCCGGCCAGGTCAAGGCCAAGGGCGAACGCCGCAACACCCGTTCCGACTGGATGAAGATCGAGCGCGACCGCGGCATCTCCGTGGTCACCTCGGTGATGACCTTCGAATTCCAGAACCTGGTGTTCAACCTCTTGGACACGCCGGGCCATGAGGACTTTTCGGAAGACACCTACCGCACGCTGACCGCGGTGGATTCCGCGGTCATGGTGATCGACGCCGCCAAAGGCATCGAGGCGCGCACGCTCAAATTGATCGAGGTGTGTCGTCTCAGAGATATCCCGATCATCACCTTCATCAACAAGATGGACCGCGAGAGCCGCGACACCTTCGATCTCCTGGACGAGATCGAGAAGACGCTGGCGCTCGACACCACGCCGATGACCTGGCCGGTCGGCCGCGGCCGCGATTTCCTCGGCACCTACGACATTCACACCGGCGGCATTCGCCTGCTCGAAGGCGGCGGCGCCAAGACCGGCGCTGCGGAGAAGATTGACGTCGCCGAACTCGCCGGCCGCAATCCCAATCTCGACGTCAGCGAAATCATCGATGAGCTGGCGCTGGTCAAGGAAGCCAGCAAGCCGTTCGACCTCGCCTCGTTCCGCGAGGGCCACATGACGCCGGTGTATTTCGGCTCGGCGCTGCGCAATTTCGGCGTCGGCGATCTGCTGCAGGGGCTGGGCCAGTTCGCGCCGGCACCGCGCGCGCAGGAAAGCAACCTGCGCAAGGTCGAGGCTGACGAGCCCAAGATGAGCGCCTTCGTGTTCAAGATCCAGGCCAACATGGATCCGAACCACCGCGACAGAATCGCGTTTGCGCGGCTGTGCTCGGGCAAGCTGACAAGGGGCATGAAGGCCAAGCTGGTGCGCACCGGCAAGAACATGTCGCTGTCGTCGCCGCAGTTCTTCTTCGCGCAGGACCGCGCGCTGGCCGATGAAGCCTTCGCCGGCGACGTGGTCGGCATTCCCAACCACGGCACGCTGCGGATCGGCGACACGCTGACCGACGGCGAGGATCTCACCTTCATCGGCGTGCCCAGCTTCGCGCCGGAAATCGTCCGCCGCGTCCGGCTCGGCGATGCGATGAAGGCGAAGAAGCTGAAGGAAGCGCTGCAGCAGATGTCGGAGGAGGGCGTCGTGCAGGTGTTCCGCCCGCGCGACGGCGCGCCGGCTTTGGTCGGTGTCGTCGGTCCCTTGCAGCTCGACGTACTCAAGGCCCGCCTCGACGCCGAATACCAGCTGCCGGTGAATTTCGAAGTGTCGGAATTCTCGCTGGCGCGCTGGATCTCCTGCGACGACCGCAAGAAGCTCGACGCCTTCGTCGCCGCCAACAATTCCGGCGTCGCCGACGACGTCGATGGCGATCCGGTGTTCCTCGCCAAGAACGAGTTCTATCTCGGCTACACCAAGGAGCGCGCCGAAGGCATCGTGTTTTCCAGCATCAAGGACGTGAAGAAGAAGGCGTAA
- a CDS encoding cytochrome c553 (product_source=COG2863; cath_funfam=1.10.760.10; cleavage_site_network=SignalP-noTM; cog=COG2863; pfam=PF00034; superfamily=46626; transmembrane_helix_parts=Outside_1_9,TMhelix_10_32,Inside_33_119) → MISAYPKAALLAVHLFASACLLVAGGSVCRAGDVKAGRTKALMCQACHGLDGLSKAPDAPNIAAQIEPYIVAQLQAYKSGTRKNDAMSVVASSLSDTDIEDLAAYFAAIEINVVKMPGG, encoded by the coding sequence ATGATTTCTGCGTATCCCAAGGCGGCACTGCTGGCTGTCCACCTGTTCGCGTCAGCTTGTCTTCTCGTAGCCGGCGGCAGCGTGTGCAGAGCGGGCGACGTAAAAGCTGGCCGTACGAAGGCTCTGATGTGCCAGGCATGTCACGGCCTCGACGGGCTTTCAAAGGCCCCGGATGCACCAAACATCGCCGCGCAAATCGAGCCATACATCGTCGCACAACTGCAAGCGTACAAATCCGGTACCCGAAAGAACGACGCTATGTCGGTGGTAGCTTCATCTTTGTCCGACACGGACATCGAAGATCTTGCAGCTTATTTTGCGGCAATCGAGATCAATGTCGTCAAGATGCCGGGTGGATAG
- a CDS encoding glucose/arabinose dehydrogenase (product_source=COG2133; cath_funfam=2.120.10.30; cleavage_site_network=SignalP-noTM; cog=COG2133; pfam=PF07995; superfamily=50952): MKLHLKATAAMLTLAAWPAAAQPAPPAPNALETLGAMHHTGSTADWPEIPQTGAKAEQVKQNLTKIKLPAGFHISLYALVPDARHIAVGPQGVATFVGTRKSKVWVVTDRARGGVGDEVKEFAPTLPKKIPNGGCFSKDGFLYIPEQNRVLEYPAAEFFYESADVVAGVVVPEGELIPKSEESYNHTARTCRIGPDNKLYIQLGQPYNVPAKEKFDMYRKLGIGGIIRMDRDGKNREVYAVGLRNPVGMDFHPKDKSLWTNDNQVDGMGDEQPPGEMNRIANAGQDFGFPWYGGGRTRTVEYKNDTPPANVVFPEVEQAAHAADLGLMFYTGSMFPKKYQGAIFSTQHGSWNRTAPVGARVMVTFLKDDGHAAGKSEPFAEGWNENGYYLGRPVDVAQLPDGSLLVSDDLVGALYRIWYDGK, from the coding sequence ATGAAACTTCATTTGAAAGCAACCGCGGCGATGTTGACGCTGGCGGCCTGGCCGGCTGCTGCGCAGCCGGCGCCGCCGGCGCCAAACGCACTCGAAACATTAGGTGCGATGCACCACACGGGTAGCACGGCCGATTGGCCGGAGATTCCGCAGACCGGTGCGAAAGCCGAACAGGTCAAACAGAACCTGACCAAGATCAAGCTCCCGGCAGGCTTTCACATCTCGCTTTACGCGCTCGTGCCGGACGCTCGCCATATCGCGGTCGGCCCACAGGGCGTTGCGACATTCGTGGGCACGCGCAAGTCAAAAGTCTGGGTAGTGACCGACCGCGCCCGTGGCGGCGTGGGCGACGAGGTCAAGGAGTTCGCTCCGACCCTGCCAAAGAAGATACCCAATGGCGGGTGCTTCTCGAAGGACGGCTTCCTTTATATCCCCGAGCAAAATCGCGTGCTGGAATATCCGGCGGCCGAATTCTTCTATGAGAGCGCAGACGTTGTTGCGGGTGTCGTCGTTCCCGAAGGCGAACTGATCCCTAAGTCCGAGGAGAGCTATAACCACACGGCGCGCACATGCCGGATCGGCCCGGACAACAAGCTCTATATTCAATTGGGTCAGCCCTACAACGTGCCGGCAAAAGAGAAGTTCGATATGTACCGCAAGCTCGGCATCGGCGGGATCATCCGCATGGACCGTGACGGCAAGAACCGCGAGGTCTATGCGGTTGGACTGCGCAACCCGGTCGGCATGGATTTCCACCCCAAGGACAAGTCGCTCTGGACCAACGACAATCAGGTCGATGGCATGGGCGACGAGCAACCCCCGGGCGAAATGAACCGCATCGCCAATGCTGGTCAGGATTTCGGCTTTCCCTGGTATGGCGGCGGTCGTACGCGCACCGTCGAATACAAGAACGATACCCCGCCCGCCAATGTGGTTTTCCCTGAAGTGGAACAGGCAGCCCATGCGGCAGACCTCGGCCTGATGTTCTACACCGGCAGCATGTTTCCGAAAAAATATCAGGGCGCGATCTTCTCGACCCAGCACGGTTCATGGAATCGAACCGCGCCGGTTGGCGCGCGTGTGATGGTGACGTTCCTCAAGGACGACGGCCATGCCGCGGGAAAGTCTGAACCGTTTGCCGAGGGGTGGAACGAGAATGGCTATTACCTGGGTCGCCCCGTCGACGTGGCGCAGTTGCCAGATGGTTCGCTGCTGGTCTCGGACGATCTCGTCGGAGCGCTCTATCGCATCTGGTACGACGGCAAGTAA
- a CDS encoding transposase (product_source=COG3415; cath_funfam=3.30.420.10; cog=COG3415; pfam=PF13358,PF13565; superfamily=46689,53098) → MLEACCRSPVTLQRDLKRARIVLLAADGRSTRSIAKEVGVQPRIVSLWRHRYADQGLEGLQDKPRPGKQPIYTKTTDKRILKLLDKPPPQGFARWTGPLLAEALGDVDVQYVWRFLRSHKIDLAARKSWCESTDPNFTAKAADVVGLYVAPPAKAIVLCVDEKPSIQALERAQGYLKLPNGRALTGQSHDYKRHGTTTLFAALEVATGKIIAAHSKRRRRVEFLDFMNSVTAAFPGRKLHVILDNLNTHKKNEHWLKAHPNVQFHFTPTSASWLNQVEVWFSILQGQSLSGTSFTSLKQLQEHIDAYVNAYNDKAEPFVWTKKKVRQRRFKGRRITQL, encoded by the coding sequence GTGCTTGAAGCATGTTGCCGCTCACCGGTGACATTGCAGCGCGATTTGAAGCGGGCGCGGATCGTTCTGTTGGCGGCGGACGGGCGCAGCACCCGCTCAATCGCCAAGGAAGTTGGGGTTCAGCCGCGGATTGTCAGCCTTTGGCGGCATCGCTATGCCGACCAAGGCCTTGAAGGGCTGCAAGACAAGCCGCGGCCTGGCAAGCAGCCGATTTATACGAAGACGACCGACAAGCGGATTCTGAAGCTGCTGGATAAGCCGCCCCCGCAAGGGTTTGCGCGCTGGACCGGCCCTCTGCTGGCCGAGGCGCTGGGCGATGTTGACGTCCAATATGTCTGGCGGTTCCTGCGCAGCCACAAGATTGACCTCGCGGCTCGCAAGTCCTGGTGCGAGAGCACCGACCCGAACTTTACGGCCAAAGCTGCCGATGTTGTTGGCCTCTACGTCGCCCCGCCCGCGAAGGCCATTGTACTATGCGTGGACGAGAAGCCCTCGATCCAGGCTTTGGAGCGAGCGCAGGGCTATCTGAAGTTGCCCAATGGCCGCGCCTTGACCGGCCAGAGCCACGATTACAAGCGGCATGGCACCACAACACTGTTTGCGGCACTCGAGGTCGCCACTGGAAAGATCATCGCGGCTCATTCAAAACGGCGTCGCCGCGTCGAGTTTCTCGACTTCATGAACAGCGTCACCGCGGCCTTTCCGGGCCGAAAGCTTCACGTCATCCTCGACAACCTCAACACCCACAAGAAAAACGAACATTGGCTCAAGGCCCACCCCAACGTGCAATTTCATTTCACGCCGACAAGCGCGTCCTGGCTCAATCAGGTCGAGGTATGGTTTTCGATCTTGCAGGGGCAGTCGCTTAGCGGCACCTCCTTCACAAGCCTCAAGCAGCTTCAGGAACACATCGATGCCTACGTCAACGCGTACAACGACAAAGCCGAGCCCTTCGTCTGGACCAAGAAAAAGGTCCGTCAACGCCGTTTCAAAGGCCGCCGTATCACTCAGCTCTGA
- a CDS encoding uncharacterized protein YndB with AHSA1/START domain (product_source=COG3832; cog=COG3832; pfam=PF10604; superfamily=55961): protein MTTHPFERSHSIVIAAAPAAVFDYVTNPKSWPQWLPSSHQIDCDDRPMRFGDSFHEHWSTRTGPVSLDWLVIACEHPRLWIGLTQIDFMGPIVVQYICEPVDGGTRFIRTMRNPARPKAPTEEMIARMDDEAVLGLGNIKKNVENGSSI from the coding sequence ATGACCACGCATCCGTTCGAGCGCAGCCATTCCATCGTCATCGCGGCCGCGCCCGCCGCCGTGTTCGACTACGTCACCAATCCGAAATCATGGCCGCAGTGGCTGCCCTCCTCGCACCAGATCGATTGCGACGACCGCCCGATGCGGTTCGGCGACAGCTTTCACGAACACTGGTCGACGCGCACCGGCCCGGTCAGCCTCGACTGGCTGGTGATCGCCTGCGAGCATCCGAGATTGTGGATCGGCCTGACGCAGATCGATTTCATGGGCCCGATCGTGGTGCAGTACATCTGCGAGCCGGTGGACGGCGGCACCAGGTTCATCCGCACCATGCGCAACCCCGCGCGGCCCAAAGCGCCGACGGAAGAGATGATTGCGCGGATGGATGATGAAGCGGTGCTGGGGTTGGGAAATATCAAGAAGAATGTGGAGAATGGATCGTCGATCTAA
- a CDS encoding hypothetical protein (product_source=Hypo-rule applied; cleavage_site_network=SignalP-noTM; transmembrane_helix_parts=Inside_1_4,TMhelix_5_22,Outside_23_202), translating into MLRRIVIACWAIVAFAVVAGAAEARPRHSIDATPFSHAPCSVLDGQPCTPSTCSVFNQGPCIPEIDYPIGENLQVTILSVPAKDDAAKYRKPGHDLDTIGDLFAALRSCWSPPPVDDAREGMQMSVMFSFKRSGAMIAAPRLTYATPGVSTDLRNNYLKAINASLDACAPLPFTSGLGGAIAGRPIMIRYVDNRALQKQSGK; encoded by the coding sequence ATGCTGCGGCGCATTGTTATTGCATGCTGGGCCATCGTGGCGTTCGCGGTCGTTGCCGGGGCCGCCGAGGCCCGCCCGCGCCATTCGATCGATGCCACGCCGTTTTCGCATGCGCCATGCAGCGTGCTCGACGGCCAGCCCTGCACGCCCTCGACTTGCAGCGTGTTCAACCAAGGCCCGTGCATTCCCGAGATCGACTATCCCATCGGCGAAAACCTGCAGGTGACGATCCTCAGCGTGCCGGCCAAGGATGACGCGGCAAAATACCGGAAGCCCGGTCACGACCTCGACACCATCGGCGACCTGTTCGCGGCGCTGCGGTCGTGCTGGTCGCCGCCACCGGTCGACGATGCGCGCGAGGGCATGCAGATGTCGGTGATGTTCAGCTTCAAGCGCTCCGGCGCGATGATCGCCGCGCCGCGCCTGACCTATGCGACGCCGGGCGTGTCGACGGATCTGCGAAACAACTATCTGAAGGCGATCAATGCCTCGCTCGACGCCTGCGCGCCGCTGCCGTTCACATCAGGGCTCGGTGGCGCCATTGCCGGGCGGCCGATCATGATCCGCTATGTCGATAATCGCGCGCTGCAGAAGCAGTCCGGCAAGTAG